A genomic window from Pocillopora verrucosa isolate sample1 chromosome 7, ASM3666991v2, whole genome shotgun sequence includes:
- the LOC131773957 gene encoding interferon regulatory factor 2-binding protein-like A has protein sequence MTTNPRFHRQHCFLCDLPHSPWAILQDFSEPVCRGCCNYEGPDRIEDVIHYSRILRRTWENNELAHRNRGVKTERLNSAGSSISSTPSPPPANGTNYTAQYSEQRKGVGKHQNATRHGEEGMENSHGHGSGEAVNGPGSKANRPPGNIGSREMERRGSSFNMEDARHSLPNGNALQRHHPPLTPNGPQQNFVVDGPRLELIRETLTTLNRSCPFDIRFKKDHGYVGRVFAFDLSCKPGVDYELKIFIEYPRGSGCVFQSASGVAKQMYTESLKEIAKPLSSGFKYLEYEKDRSKGEWRLLGEFLPEPVRLFKEAVNPEFLAKPQLDAEFPVLPNVNLSFNRSGPQYGRKRKGAIDLEEFEVAAGKRAGAMHGRMTRDDALHSVWVQNQTADGVKLPVHLPGTPLPPGTPVSSIPSASVPPMVSLAVSKGAPSLAVSEHARTQVKSPMGTMMNRFELPPTSVLREDSRNGPNTLVAGSPGSERLSPRPHQSPRPLPSSGGAKGPDAAEGDMKGRSSTVNILTCSLCRDKLEDTHFVQCPSVAHHKFCFPCSRDSIKKQGAGSEVFCPSGERCPLQGSDLPWAFMQGEIATILGTEYTVKKEKET, from the coding sequence ATGACGACTAACCCCCGCTTTCATCGACAACACTGTTTCTTATGCGATCTTCCGCACTCACCGTGGGCAATTCTACAAGATTTCAGCGAACCTGTTTGTCGTGGTTGTTGTAATTACGAGGGGCCTGATCGAATTGAGGATGTGATACATTATTCGAGAATTTTAAGACGAACATGGGAAAATAACGAGTTAGCGCACAGAAATCGGGGAGTGAAAACTGAGCGCTTGAATTCAGCGGGTTCATCTATATCTTCCACTCCGAGTCCGCCACCCGCCAACGGTACTAACTATACGGCGCAGTATTCAGAGCAAAGGAAAGGAGTTGGGAAACATCAGAATGCTACCAGGCATGGCGAGGAAGGCATGGAAAATTCTCATGGGCACGGGAGTGGCGAAGCTGTCAACGGACCTGGCTCGAAAGCAAATCGACCTCCAGGAAATATTGGTTCTCGCGAAATGGAAAGACGAGGGTCTAGTTTCAACATGGAAGACGCTAGGCATTCGCTGCCAAACGGAAATGCGTTACAAAGACATCATCCCCCCTTGACCCCAAACGGACCTCAGCAGAATTTTGTCGTCGATGGGCCACGGTTGGAACTTATACGGGAAACACTAACCACTCTGAACAGGTCTTGTCCATTTGATATCAGATTCAAGAAAGATCATGGTTATGTCGGTCGCGTGTTTGCTTTCGACCTTAGCTGTAAGCCTGGGGTTGACTACGAACTCAAAATCTTCATCGAGTACCCTCGAGGCTCTGGTTGCGTTTTTCAAAGCGCATCTGGAGTCGCCAAGCAGATGTACACAGAATCTTTGAAGGAAATTGCAAAGCCACTTTCCTCTGGGTTCAAGTATTTAGAGTACGAGAAAGATCGCTCCAAAGGAGAATGGCGTTTACTGGGAGAATTTCTTCCTGAACCGGTGCGATTGTTCAAGGAAGCTGTCAATCCCGAATTTCTCGCCAAACCTCAGCTTGATGCAGAATTTCCAGTTCTACCCAATGTGAATCTCAGCTTCAACCGGTCCGGCCCCCAGTATGGGCGAAAGCGAAAAGGTGCAATTGATTTAGAAGAATTTGAAGTAGCAGCTGGAAAACGTGCTGGAGCCATGCATGGGCGCATGACTCGGGATGATGCCTTACATAGTGTTTGGGTGCAAAACCAAACAGCTGATGGTGTCAAACTACCAGTTCATTTACCAGGGACACCACTGCCCCCAGGGACCCCAGTCAGTTCCATACCATCTGCCTCAGTTCCACCGATGGTGTCACTGGCAGTCTCAAAGGGTGCACCAAGCCTGGCAGTGTCTGAACATGCCCGTACACAAGTGAAATCTCCCATGGGCACCATGATGAATCGATTTGAATTACCACCCACCTCAGTGCTACGTGAAGATTCAAGGAATGGTCCAAATACCCTTGTGGCTGGTTCACCTGGCAGTGAGCGGTTGTCACCACGCCCACATCAATCACCCAGACCCTTACCTAGCTCTGGTGGAGCTAAAGGCCCAGATGCAGCAGAAGGTGACATGAAGGGAAGGAGCTCCACAGTGAATATTCTGACTTGCAGTCTTTGTCGTGACAAGCTTGAAGACACCCACTTTGTGCAGTGCCCATCTGTTGCTCACCATAAATTCTGTTTCCCTTGTTCACGTGACAGTATcaagaagcaaggagctggcTCAGAAGTTTTCTGTCCAAGTGGAGAGAGATGCCCATTACAAGGCAGTGATTTGCCTTGGGCATTCATGCAAGGAGAAATTGCGACCATTCTTGGAACTGAATACactgtaaaaaaggaaaaagaaacatag